From the Camelus bactrianus isolate YW-2024 breed Bactrian camel chromosome 4, ASM4877302v1, whole genome shotgun sequence genome, the window agatgagactgaccatggcttaatttctagactatataaatagttcatacaacttaataagaaaaaaataaacaaccaaatccaaaaatgggcagaacaactaaacaagcaattctccaatgaagacacacagatggccaataggcatataaaaaatgcttaatatcgttcaattatcagagaaatgcaactcaaaactacaatgttatcatctcacaccagtcagaatggccatcattcaaaagtccacaaaccataaatgccggagaggctgtggagaaaaggaaaccctcctacattgtgggtgggaatgtagtttggtgcagccactgtggaaaacagtatggagattcctcaaaagacaaaaaaaaaaaaaaaaaaaaaagacttatcacctaatccagcaatcccactcctgggcatatatccagagggaaccttcattccaaaagatacctgcaccccaattttcacaggagcactgtttacaatggccaagacatagaagcaacctaaacattcactgacagatgactggataaagatgtggtatttagatataacagaatattactcagtcataacaaagaaggaaataaggccatttacagcaacatggatggaaatggagattatctcactaagtgaaataagttagacaaagacaagtatcatatgatatcatttatatgtggaatttttaaaaacatgatacaaatggacttatctataaaacaaaaaacagactcacagacttataaaacaaacttaggtgtttgggattaacagatacaaattactatatgtaaaacagacaaacgacaaggattcactgtagaacacagggaagaatattcagtatcttgcaacctataatggaaaagaacctgaaaaagaatagactatgtatatgtacaactgaatcactatgctgcatacctgaaactaacaaaacagctgtataactgaaactaacaaaacattgtaaatcaatcacatttcaatttaaaaaaattgataagctctaaatacctttattcaaagaaaatcttgaaaccttccctcttacaaaatttaaaatgggtagcttgagcaggaccaaattatactggatgggcagttacatatcttctccagcacgtggcccatgttacacacacatcgtgttttcctacaggtaagaacagccctgactgcacagcgagcgactctttctgggacaagggcctctgtggcagtggcctccttgtcaccgctccatctcaccaggaggccagggttttcagaggggaggggacatagagctcatacacttcaaattgacttcccgaaaaaactatggaaaaaccaaattcacctgcagtgtaggaaacatgagcagggcccctaagcagaccgacaagcccaaagtaagatggcccgatgttcagattggaaccagaacaaagaccacctggccccagttaaatgaccaccacctcacctgcaatgaactgctcgtactcaatgtcagggatgtttctgttgagacttgggaggtcaaaggagtcggaccagggatcggggctctgccagtggtagaggtggccccaagggaattgcaccagtaccggctcttccatcttcagcagggtcttcaggaggaaggcaatgtggatgcagacgttcctacggaggttgaagccctctggagggttgaagtcacacagaaggtacctggcagggagcaaaggagagcgggtcttcagggccaggcctctgcacaggaatccaggcttagatagaacagatacaacgggaatccctgcacagcccatggcctagactccagacacattcagcagcttctggtttgtaaagtggaggcactgcccacccatctccatgtggccaattacttcaagtccgggagcagttgcggaagacatcttggcatccgtctaacaccactaagcacccgactagcatctgagcacccgttctccaggggctctcaaacttcttgttctacagaaccctatacactcttaacaattactgagaactccaaaaggctgctatttatgtgagtttaatctatcaatatttcctgtgttagaagttaaacaagaagttagaaaaagtgtatgaattcacttaaaaatattaacaatctactgtatgttaccattaatactcttaaacaaaatataattctatttttcaaaagaaaaaatcattagtgagaagaatagcagtgattttaatttctgcaaatctcttttggactggtgagagctgaattctcctatctgcctctgcattccctgttttgtgatatcgcaggccaggttttccctggaaaaccccgcaggaactcgggagagcaagagtgtgcaaaaggcaggtgacatcccggcgtttctatgaaaatggtcttgcacctcaggggccttggatacactttgataactgttgccctatccaaggctagactcttctacacaagagccaggcaagggtcctggattctgtaatgagttaccgccaccacacccctcccttctctgtgtgtttctcacaaactccattactgcagatgaggatgtaatcctcaactggggcctctaatcccagaagactgctaacttcaagagggagggtcccatctaccatccctaaaccccgcatagtttattttgagtcaagccttagataactgcttatcggcactgacccttgtgtcttattcctgaggttgactgaaggaaccaacatctggatggaactgaaatttccctgcagagaAACAAGACTGAtaagccaccccattccaacatctgattctggggctcttcaaaacccgggtaaggccccgcttcatctaagatgggtcctctgcctgcccttcccggggggttctgggaggccgcggccaccaagggcgacccagactcgcggccccagccccagggcctgagtgggaggaaagcttgaggctgtgcccaagccctgccccgccccgccccaacacgctccccggcagcacagccctccccggccaccgccccaaccccgatcccaccccggttcatgtccgccggccccaccgacggcgcggacgtacgtttaccgtctgtgggacgccaccccagacaggatgtcggccgccgactgaccaggccagaactagtcgcccggccgagcaagccgccatccccagcagcaagcaccgccatggtcccgggcagctgcacacttccggagcccgctacccgccccagaagcgcacgccgccccgcgcagagcgtggcgcctgtaaccatggcaactccgcggggccctcccctagcgcttgcgtcgtgcgtcctcccgagtctagttgtgcgagggcataacttgcggagccaatgggagccagggcgcagccaggacgggggtggtgggaggcttatgggacagctgggcggggccggggagggcagggccgcgcggaagtcctgacctgcatgtggcgccggccggaggttgggcgttgctgccaccagtgggcgggacAGCGGGGCAGCgaggcgggggcaccctcacctgtccgtgtgtggggatcagcctgggctccgtggcctccgcttgcaccggacgtggacccaggctaccggtgggcaagatagaggactgagcccaggcacgcacggctggccaggtagggcacctgaagtgcagatcctccaggcccgctgccggccttgaatacgcgctgctaggcagtttccaagaagacgggatctgtcataagaggggaggtagggcttgggtgccagatgtcgggttgggtgcagtctcacaggagagccacggtgagagggcgcagagcggcccctgtgttggcggggctaagagtttggggtatagggtcggggtggtgtgtgcctttctctgtggtctcctcactccagagcaaggggctctgcttaccccctcccctcactgcactccctgccttccccagcaccacctggggtgtggtcatgtcgaggcagggaaggcccagggaaggggctcattcagggccaggggccactctgcaggggtgctggacctgacagcaatgcagtgcttcggaactcccctgggctgggtttctaaccagtgggatggaagggcctttccttcctggggtgcatttgggggaactagatacgtcatgaatgtcagccctgaaaatggaggctgcgctacatccattcctggaaagaaaaatcaggcccttccagcccaggtgactcagaaagtcagtcagcaatgttcggggtccccagtttaggctttcaattagagctgagcggctcaggaggccagatccctgtcagtggctccaggagtaggctttctgctgggggacaggatcctcacaaacacctgtgtctttgtgggtcactcccctctgacaagctgggaggcagggtgcagttgtgggaaatcgtgtttccatgaggagagggccaccaagtggtgggggcacaggagacagtgagaaagagtcccgcagcctttctggaatcaaaaaactggcaaatgtgaagaagtgcataatttgttttattgaacaggctgcttatgtaagtttggagggccaggttcaaggactctgcatccctccaggacaatagcctcaagagaagaacagacagagcaggaagagatgtggggtttctcccaggaatgaggcagaacagggatttctgcagatttgcaaggagaccccgaccgctgagcacggggttacaaccccacgtgacccttgtcgtgtttggcttgggctctgggtctggcctgatcatgtattcttccagctgagttccagaaattcagagggtagacttagagaggctgcgtttggaacccggtgtggagacggagggtcctttatcctgagtcccctcagcctaatcactgtagctgagttccaacaccacccaggcccccagggtggccgtggagggagagcaagcctggcaggtgacccaggggtcccactgctgtgcccctcccttatctttgttccctttcaccccggaaggtgtgattgtctcatgtcatggtgacaagccatctctcttctctgtcaggtgggatccccacccccgctcagccttcttgctgcatggatgctgaaggaccaggctcacttgaagttctgagattgagcagtaaggtggaaacaaagaaaccaatggaagcaaagaaacaagtcattgtggcaaagctccccaccacagagaagctgccctgagtggaagggagggtgtgggcatgcccatttgtttcgtgtctcccagtgctcttcgctttcttattgcagacctgcatggttacaacaaaatgatctgcaaaactgaaaatatttactctctggcttttacagaaaaggctgaccagcctctggttcccgtaccggtcaactgattggagtacctttccagtttggaaacatctgggcaggcccaggtttgcaaaattctttaagagtagttatggagttttgcttctaaacatttttatggctgtatacttctgagctgaggttgtgctgtgtaattctgagccgggattttctcaaactgtttcttatttcttataccggacacccctaaattccaaggggaatgggatgttaaggaagccatggagtttaggagaaagatacagatttcatttccatttaagcatcgatgtatctccatcctaggcagtatcggttctgtggtactgataggggaactaaatagcaaccaaatttatagaaaatagtgggtcattgggtacacaagttcttcttttcaacatttttgtagtgtttgcagtttaagatgaccgttcctgagaaacaggcagcctcttagaatgaaatagcattttccctgaaccatactcaatttttatttcgtagacagcaggaagggcaatcacacatccaacacttggggaccccaaagataaaacgtaactttctgggagcacactccccccgtctccctctgctcttttcactgtcccattgtccctgaagtctcttttgtatcttctgctcatgactccagtaactcttccttctcgtccctcagctggtaagtttacttttctactttgaccaagcaaactgaagccaacagaagagaactttcaccagcaactcccagcacatccgctcgccttctgatgtctgtgactacactctcgctgccccacctcttattacaggtgacatcgaaagccaggtcatccaaaagtcaccagggggcccatccatacaatcttctccgggctgtcactcccacatccatcctctctgtcactacctcatctattttgttctcctgctagttggctcctatcagtatataaaagtccatcctcttaaaagaaacaaacagcactccttgactctaattgacccccaccaattgccaccccatgtctttgcagcaaatctttaatgagtcgtttaaactcactgtctgcatattctcttgagccattcccttttgcacccactctggcttttcccctgatccctcgctctatggaaactgctctgtcaaggccatcagtgaccccacgttgctaaatatagtggtcagtttttagtcttcatcatgcatggccctttggcagcatttgacccggctcttccatttctcctcccccgtgttcctgcttcacttggcctccagcccatcgctctgctttcgatccactggctggtcttttgccaacgtctcctcttttttccaaatatttactgcgaatgtgcctcggagttgggtcctgggtctctcctctatctcactgctatacttttggtggaagcaaccagacttggaaattgacatgccatcaatttctcgatttgtccaaaactccctgattggccttttccatttggaactctctccctgatactcatattctttttctttcattcatcttgctttcacattcatacatatgttctactgtgtaaattacttttccaaattttgaatcagtccatacatatcatgtgaaatgctcagatctctattatttccactaaaatGCTTATTCTaacttagaacctttctgcatttctgtatttatgtcaataaagtgaatagtatttctacaagcctcatagttaaacagtgtgtttgtttggggctattatgtaacatgaaataatgatacatcaacatagtcctttttcatttaattttatgtaacaccaagatgaggtttttgcactgaagactgtttcgttgaaattttacctacgttacgGACAgtcagtttttgtgaaagccctcatttctccccttttctgatatattttccatttggctattataacatataccttggcatgaaataaaattccaaatccattcacataataaaattaatacatttaaattatattttttaatgttaaaaagaaagaaaaaaaaaccagactcctctacctattaggcatttctgtggcaatatctaatagactccttaatcatgacattgaagaactgagctgattccagcccctttccacctgctcagccccaacttgtcccatcccctgtggatggagaggacatccatcccattttccaggtccagatgttggaaccatgttctttctctctctttctcttacacacacagacagcaaatccagcttgttagaaatttctagctactctgaattcattaaccacgtactccctgttccccaccctcctaggagcctccttcaaccccttgttggacaccaattagcctacttcttccatctttgcttttctacaatctcatccacacagagtcagagggagcctataaaagcatacatttgagggggtgggtgtagctcagtgatacagtgcatgcttagcatgcatgagatcctgggttcaaacctcagcaccttcactaaaataaataaattaacctcctcccaagaaaacccaaaacaaaagcataaattggacatcacccatcccatcaaaactcactaaaagggtcaccattccattaggagccaaagtcgtcccaaagtcttcgaggacccggcctgctctgcctctccgcccacactctccacatcactctgggggcctctggctccggctcttccttcttcctccggatctattctgcttcaagttcattactccttgagatctgccaggattgccttattccctcctgcctgcctcccaccccaccaccatcacctgagtttgctcatatcactcttatttttccccaagctcttgctacccccatcatgttgcctgttttctctgctaaaactctgagcccccagtgatggggagtcgtgtctattttgttgactaataaagcccaagggccttgggaatgggtatagttactagattcccataagtagtaggagcttatacagatttgctgaatgaatgcagaggtcctggtccaattcgatggagcacttctgtgtccagctcaaagattaactctcctttcctcctgagagagggtgaccacatccttggtgatcaaaggcaagatctattttctttatgctgttaatcTTAGGCGGGGAGAttgggggatcttcatttatattttaaatttgattcactctgcagtttgtctcctgtctatgtatccttttgagaaaccgtttatgagtgatcattcttccatcagattgaacaggatccagggggaagtaccaagcctgtccc encodes:
- the LOC141577534 gene encoding GDP-fucose protein O-fucosyltransferase 2-like isoform X1, which codes for MAACSAGRLVLAWSVGGRHPVWGGVPQTVNGNFSSIQMLVPSVNLRNKTQGYLLCDFNPPEGFNLRRNVCIHIAFLLKTLLKMEEPVLVQFPWGHLYHWQSPDPWSDSFDLPSLNRNIPDIEYEQFIAGTLCS
- the LOC141577534 gene encoding GDP-fucose protein O-fucosyltransferase 2-like isoform X2, which encodes MAACSAGRLVLAWSVGGRHPVWGGVPQTVNGNFSSIQMLVPSVNLRNKTQGYLLCDFNPPEGFNLRRNVCIHIAFLLKTLLKMEEPVLVQFPWGHLYHWQSPDPWSDSFDLPSLNRNIPDIEYEQFIAGFTW
- the LOC141577534 gene encoding GDP-fucose protein O-fucosyltransferase 2-like isoform X3, yielding MAACSAGRLVLAWSVGGRHPVWGGVPQTVNGNFSSIQMLVPSVNLRNKTQGYLLCDFNPPEGFNLRRNVCIHIAFLLKTLLKMEEPVLVQFPWGHLYHWQSPDPWSDSFDLPSLNRNIPDIEYEQFIAGL